A section of the Candidatus Omnitrophota bacterium genome encodes:
- a CDS encoding cobaltochelatase subunit CobN, with translation VFRYLKDKKMREAIKEEQKKLKQQIIWKCLNEAYWQDLFMAIDKDTLKNNIGKRDKSGLLDFKEHLEFYLKAAKLADDIAFVKSQNGQAIAAVLKSKKSLEFIKGSLEKIEKKIAQLDEWEKKYVEAVRIYKDTLFSISGYYKGTKDSPEAELEAVVNALSGGYISPSSGGDPISNPQVIPTGRNMFAIDAEKTPTEESWEVGVKLARALIAAKLEQTGKYPKKAAFSLWGGEFIRGGGTMIAQILYLLGVEPVRNSRGVVHDVRLIPMKKLNRPRIDVVVQTSGQFRDVAASRIYLINKAVKLASEADDGGQYQNYVREGTVKAEKIMKERGLIPLEARLFSTARVFGGVNGNYGTGIMGLVESGDRWEDEKEITKQYLNNMGAFYTKDNWGAFKPGAFEAALQNTDTVVHPRSSNVYGPLSLDHFYEFMGGLNAAVRQVTGSDPDAYFSDLRNKNNPVVQNLKTAIWVETRTTIFNPKYIKALQKGGASSAEKFAETFRNTYGWNVMKPKAIDTEIWEGLYKIYVKDKYKLGIEKFFRDKNPYALQEMTAVMLETIRKGYWKPDRNIIKDIANLHAGLVKDHKAGCSGFVCDNAKLRKMITNIIDAQFKQAYTQQIDLARTGRVKESKEGIKLEKEKITLQKVKEIVKENMAAVIMMLVIVILFSLAVVLGAAKHRL, from the coding sequence AGTATTTCGTTATCTTAAAGATAAAAAGATGCGGGAAGCAATAAAAGAAGAACAGAAAAAACTCAAACAGCAGATAATATGGAAATGTTTGAATGAGGCTTATTGGCAGGACTTATTTATGGCCATCGATAAAGATACGCTAAAAAACAATATCGGTAAGCGGGATAAATCAGGCTTGCTTGATTTTAAGGAGCATTTGGAGTTTTATCTTAAAGCGGCAAAATTGGCTGATGATATTGCCTTTGTAAAAAGCCAAAACGGGCAAGCCATTGCCGCTGTATTAAAAAGCAAAAAGTCCCTTGAGTTTATAAAAGGGAGCCTTGAGAAAATAGAGAAGAAAATAGCCCAATTAGATGAATGGGAAAAAAAGTATGTGGAAGCTGTTCGTATTTACAAGGATACTTTATTTTCCATTAGCGGCTACTATAAAGGAACTAAGGATTCGCCGGAGGCAGAGCTTGAGGCGGTTGTCAACGCATTGTCCGGCGGGTATATTTCTCCTTCTTCCGGCGGGGACCCCATTTCCAATCCTCAGGTTATCCCTACAGGAAGAAATATGTTCGCTATTGATGCTGAAAAGACTCCCACAGAAGAATCGTGGGAAGTCGGGGTTAAGCTTGCCCGGGCACTTATTGCCGCCAAGTTAGAGCAGACTGGAAAATATCCTAAGAAGGCGGCCTTTAGTCTCTGGGGAGGTGAATTTATCCGGGGAGGGGGCACAATGATTGCCCAGATCTTGTATCTTTTGGGTGTAGAGCCGGTGAGGAATTCCAGGGGTGTGGTTCACGATGTGCGGCTTATCCCGATGAAAAAGTTAAACCGGCCCAGAATAGACGTAGTTGTTCAGACCTCAGGACAATTCAGGGATGTTGCCGCATCCCGGATATACCTGATCAATAAAGCGGTAAAGCTGGCCTCTGAAGCAGATGATGGAGGCCAATACCAAAACTATGTCCGGGAGGGAACAGTTAAGGCAGAAAAGATAATGAAAGAAAGGGGATTAATTCCCCTTGAGGCCCGTTTATTTTCAACAGCCCGGGTTTTTGGCGGGGTAAACGGTAATTATGGGACAGGTATAATGGGCTTAGTAGAGTCAGGCGATAGGTGGGAAGATGAAAAAGAGATTACTAAGCAATATTTAAATAATATGGGGGCTTTTTACACTAAAGATAACTGGGGGGCCTTTAAGCCGGGGGCTTTTGAAGCCGCTCTTCAAAACACTGATACCGTGGTCCACCCCAGATCTTCAAACGTGTATGGGCCGTTATCCTTAGACCATTTTTATGAGTTTATGGGCGGATTAAACGCAGCCGTGCGCCAGGTTACCGGCTCTGATCCGGATGCCTATTTCAGCGACCTGCGCAACAAAAATAATCCCGTTGTCCAGAATCTTAAAACAGCTATCTGGGTAGAAACCCGGACCACCATCTTTAATCCCAAATATATCAAGGCGCTTCAAAAAGGCGGCGCTTCTTCAGCGGAAAAATTTGCCGAAACCTTCCGCAATACCTATGGCTGGAACGTGATGAAGCCAAAGGCAATAGATACCGAAATTTGGGAAGGGCTGTATAAGATATATGTAAAAGACAAATATAAATTAGGGATAGAAAAATTTTTCAGAGATAAAAACCCCTATGCTTTACAAGAGATGACCGCGGTGATGCTGGAGACCATACGCAAAGGATACTGGAAACCGGATAGAAATATAATAAAAGACATTGCCAACCTGCACGCCGGGCTTGTCAAGGACCACAAAGCAGGATGCAGCGGGTTTGTCTGCGACAATGCGAAGTTAAGAAAAATGATAACCAATATTATAGACGCTCAATTTAAACAGGCCTATACTCAGCAGATTGATTTAGCCAGAACCGGCCGGGTCAAGGAAAGTAAAGAAGGCATAAAACTGGAAAAAGAAAAAATTACCCTGCAAAAGGTCAAAGAAATAGTCAAAGAAAACATGGCCGCGGTGATAATGATGCTGGTGATTGTTATATTGTTTTCTTTGGCGGTTGTTTTGGGAGCGGCTAAGCACAGACTTTAA
- the def gene encoding peptide deformylase codes for MGILEIRKYPDSVLRKKCESVKEITYREKALFRDMLFTMHTFKGIGLAAPQIGIARRLMVAEIGEAVIKLADPEIVKVKGSNKMVEGCLSLPALSVEIKRPFEIEARGLNEEGRAVEVKAKGLMARVIQHEIDHLNGKLIIDYAGLLQRMKLLIRR; via the coding sequence ATGGGAATTTTAGAGATTAGAAAATATCCTGATTCAGTATTGAGAAAAAAGTGCGAGTCCGTTAAAGAAATAACTTATCGGGAAAAAGCTCTTTTCCGGGACATGCTTTTTACTATGCATACTTTTAAAGGGATTGGCCTGGCCGCCCCTCAAATCGGCATAGCCCGGAGGCTTATGGTTGCTGAGATTGGCGAGGCTGTAATTAAGCTGGCTGACCCGGAGATTGTTAAAGTTAAGGGGTCTAATAAAATGGTTGAAGGTTGTTTAAGCCTGCCCGCCCTTAGTGTAGAAATAAAAAGGCCGTTTGAAATAGAGGCCAGAGGTTTAAATGAAGAAGGCAGAGCCGTAGAGGTTAAAGCTAAGGGCTTAATGGCCAGGGTCATTCAACACGAGATAGACCACTTAAACGGGAAGTTAATTATTGATTATGCAGGGTTGCTGCAACGAATGAAGCTGCTTATCAGAAGATGA
- the mgtE gene encoding magnesium transporter, with product MNRITSYNRSKSTFDIFALFLPEVQELLQCKDFSSLKNLLKQIHSMDLAEGFKYLDPQERILLFKLLTFKKAREVFEHLSFKEQSYLLSNLESDEVAQILNEMAPDERTELFNDLPPWQIKKFFSLMKEEEVKDVRKLLAYKEDTAGSQMTTEFVELKKEMTARRAIIHLQQGLKAGQTRNIYSVYVTDETHKLAGGVTLQILITAPPDILIRDITTNADLIKVGVNTDVEEVAKMFTKYDLLDMPVVDRQNRLVGIITVDDVVDVIHREATEDIYGMGKIAGAEEAAQINYAQASIFNLVKRRVVWLFILLLIGAFVSGRLLKGYSYMLQQLIVLAAFLPMLMDSAGNAGQQSLCLIVRGLAIGEVKTGEIFKVVRKEIAVGFLMGSLVGISGYFAAFLLEGFDPLLGLTVGLSMLTVVTVATMVGATLPLIFKRLGFDPAVAASPFITTLVDATTLIVYFEISRQLMF from the coding sequence ATGAATAGGATAACCAGCTACAATCGGTCCAAGTCAACTTTCGATATATTCGCCCTTTTCTTGCCCGAAGTCCAGGAGCTGCTGCAGTGCAAGGATTTTTCTTCTTTGAAAAACCTGCTCAAACAGATACACTCCATGGATTTAGCCGAGGGCTTCAAATATCTTGACCCGCAGGAAAGAATATTGCTGTTTAAGCTCCTGACCTTTAAAAAGGCCAGAGAGGTTTTTGAACATCTTTCATTCAAAGAACAGTCCTATCTCTTAAGCAACCTGGAGAGTGATGAAGTAGCTCAGATTTTGAATGAGATGGCGCCTGATGAACGCACAGAGCTATTTAATGATTTACCTCCCTGGCAGATAAAGAAGTTCTTCTCATTGATGAAGGAAGAAGAGGTAAAGGATGTAAGAAAACTACTTGCCTATAAAGAGGACACAGCCGGTAGCCAGATGACTACCGAGTTTGTAGAGCTTAAAAAAGAGATGACTGCCCGCCGGGCGATTATTCACCTCCAACAGGGGCTTAAGGCAGGCCAGACCCGCAATATTTATTCAGTATATGTTACCGATGAAACCCATAAATTAGCCGGAGGCGTGACACTCCAGATCTTGATTACCGCTCCCCCTGATATTCTTATCCGCGATATCACAACTAACGCGGACCTGATCAAGGTAGGGGTAAATACGGATGTAGAAGAGGTAGCCAAAATGTTCACCAAATACGACCTTCTGGATATGCCGGTGGTAGACAGGCAGAATCGTCTTGTCGGGATTATTACCGTGGATGATGTGGTGGATGTTATTCACCGGGAGGCTACCGAGGATATCTATGGAATGGGTAAAATCGCCGGGGCGGAAGAAGCAGCCCAGATAAATTATGCCCAGGCTTCTATTTTCAACCTGGTTAAGCGGCGGGTAGTCTGGCTGTTTATTCTTCTTTTAATCGGCGCGTTTGTCTCCGGAAGACTGCTTAAGGGATATTCTTATATGCTGCAGCAGCTGATCGTGCTGGCCGCGTTCCTGCCGATGCTGATGGATTCAGCCGGTAATGCCGGACAACAGTCTTTGTGCCTGATCGTAAGAGGCCTGGCTATCGGAGAGGTAAAGACCGGGGAGATATTTAAGGTGGTTCGCAAGGAGATAGCCGTAGGATTTTTGATGGGCTCTTTAGTCGGGATAAGCGGTTATTTTGCCGCTTTTTTACTTGAGGGATTTGATCCGCTCCTGGGCCTGACGGTTGGGCTTTCCATGCTGACGGTGGTTACTGTAGCTACCATGGTAGGCGCGACATTGCCCCTTATTTTTAAGCGTTTGGGGTTTGACCCGGCAGTGGCAGCCAGCCCGTTTATTACTACCCTGGTTGATGCCACGACCCTGATAGTATATTTTGAGATTTCCAGGCAATTGATGTTTTAA
- a CDS encoding histidine triad nucleotide-binding protein, whose protein sequence is MNKDCLFCKVIDGTIKSEIVYRDEQVVAFKDINPQAPVHILVIPRRHIEKISDLSEENKLIVSNLVLTANRLARSNKIDQGGYRLVLNCGPDAGQAVFHIHLHLLGGRKLNWPPG, encoded by the coding sequence GTGAACAAAGATTGTCTTTTTTGCAAAGTAATCGATGGAACGATAAAAAGCGAGATAGTCTACAGGGATGAACAAGTCGTGGCGTTTAAAGACATCAATCCCCAGGCGCCGGTCCATATTTTGGTCATTCCCCGCCGGCACATTGAAAAGATATCGGATCTAAGCGAAGAAAACAAACTCATAGTCTCAAACCTGGTTCTGACAGCTAACAGATTAGCCCGGAGTAATAAGATAGATCAAGGCGGCTACAGATTAGTGCTTAACTGCGGCCCTGACGCCGGACAGGCTGTTTTTCATATTCATCTCCATCTTTTGGGAGGCAGAAAGCTGAACTGGCCTCCGGGATAA
- a CDS encoding inositol monophosphatase, which yields MALDLGGRKELLIKMARQAGAILGDNFGRPLTVKNKEDWSLVTDIDIQAEKKILELIKKNFPEDDILSEEDEAVGSDPWAVALAEGFRWVIDPLDGTHNYIKKIPIFGTSIAVEFKNEVVLGAVYMPLAGEFYFAEKGKGAYCNDRRMEVSKRPLNQVTMLYDSTIRYNKKLMIESLGKIADKVFNIRMLGSTARSLSYLAEGKVDLEIEFSDKPWDFAAGLLLVEEAGGRATDLRGGKWNIKSSGYIASNGLIHDEVLNIIT from the coding sequence ATGGCGCTTGATCTTGGGGGCAGGAAAGAGTTGTTGATTAAAATGGCCAGGCAGGCAGGTGCGATACTCGGGGATAATTTTGGCAGGCCCCTTACGGTTAAAAACAAGGAGGATTGGAGTTTGGTAACTGATATTGATATCCAGGCCGAAAAAAAGATTCTTGAGTTGATCAAGAAGAATTTTCCCGAAGATGACATTCTTTCCGAGGAAGATGAGGCTGTTGGTTCTGATCCATGGGCTGTTGCTTTGGCTGAAGGGTTCAGATGGGTGATCGACCCTCTGGATGGGACGCACAACTATATCAAAAAAATACCCATTTTTGGGACATCCATTGCTGTAGAGTTTAAGAATGAGGTTGTCTTAGGGGCTGTATATATGCCTTTGGCCGGAGAATTTTATTTTGCTGAAAAAGGCAAAGGCGCTTATTGTAATGACAGGAGAATGGAGGTTTCTAAAAGGCCTTTAAATCAGGTTACCATGCTTTATGACAGCACTATCCGTTATAATAAAAAGCTGATGATTGAATCTTTGGGCAAGATCGCTGATAAGGTTTTTAATATCAGGATGCTGGGGTCTACTGCCCGCAGTCTTTCTTATCTCGCTGAAGGCAAAGTGGATCTGGAAATAGAATTCAGCGATAAGCCCTGGGACTTTGCCGCCGGCCTGTTATTGGTAGAAGAGGCAGGGGGCAGGGCAACGGATTTAAGAGGCGGGAAATGGAACATTAAGTCGTCAGGATATATTGCTTCCAATGGTTTGATTCATGACGAGGTCCTGAACATAATAACCTGA
- a CDS encoding radical SAM protein yields MEKKNFKYIYGPVPSWRLGSSLGVDLLSRQKKICNFDCIYCQLGATERYTTKREVYVPAKEVIREIRSLPFVPIDYITFSGRGEPGLAANLTEVIKEIRLIRSEPLAILTNSCLMGNRDFRKELLPIDFVCLKMDACSQASLREINRPAKNVEFKDILRGIRQFRKEYTGKLALQIMFVEQNKSLAKELSRFAKEVKPDEIQINTPLRLSAVRPLTRKELFDIKGYFKGLNTVSVYDKKHKQVLSISTKDTLKRRGKQV; encoded by the coding sequence ATGGAAAAGAAAAATTTTAAATATATCTATGGGCCGGTGCCTTCCTGGAGGTTGGGGAGTTCTTTGGGGGTAGACCTGCTTTCCCGGCAAAAAAAGATATGTAATTTTGACTGCATCTATTGTCAGCTGGGGGCGACAGAGAGATATACAACGAAAAGGGAAGTATATGTCCCCGCAAAAGAGGTTATTAGAGAAATAAGGTCTTTGCCTTTCGTTCCGATAGATTACATTACTTTTTCCGGCCGGGGCGAACCCGGCCTGGCGGCTAATTTAACCGAGGTTATCAAAGAAATAAGGTTAATACGCTCTGAACCCCTGGCAATACTGACCAATTCTTGTTTAATGGGCAATCGGGATTTTAGGAAAGAATTACTGCCAATAGATTTTGTATGCCTGAAGATGGATGCTTGTTCGCAGGCTTCTTTGCGGGAAATAAACAGGCCGGCAAAAAATGTAGAGTTCAAAGATATTCTGCGCGGCATAAGACAATTCAGAAAGGAATATACCGGCAAGCTGGCATTGCAAATAATGTTTGTAGAGCAGAATAAATCTTTGGCTAAGGAGCTCAGCAGGTTTGCAAAGGAGGTCAAACCGGACGAAATTCAAATTAATACTCCTTTAAGGCTGTCTGCTGTCAGGCCGTTGACCAGAAAAGAACTTTTTGACATAAAAGGGTATTTTAAGGGATTGAATACGGTTTCTGTTTATGATAAAAAACACAAGCAGGTTTTATCTATCAGCACAAAGGATACTTTAAAAAGAAGGGGTAAGCAAGTATGA
- a CDS encoding ARMT1-like domain-containing protein — MKTYLDCIPCFFKQALETARLAGADEKTQKKILMELSRVISDFSLESCPPLMGRIIYGLIAESTGVNDPFKKIKQKSNALALSLYPGLKKKVESSDDRLLTAAELAIAGNIIDYGVKNSLEIEKEVEKFLNGDFDIHNDHKKPIFDYPDFKSALGRVEEVLYLADNSGEVVFDRVLIEELGKKVIYAVKEKPIINDALIEDACACGIQQIAKVMSSGSDAPGTILDLCSKEFLDLYSRAELIISKGQGNFEALNREKRPIFFLFKAKCPVLARDIGCKVGDTILKSTNNTGL; from the coding sequence ATGAAGACCTACTTAGACTGTATTCCCTGTTTTTTTAAGCAGGCCCTTGAAACCGCAAGGCTTGCCGGGGCGGACGAAAAGACGCAAAAAAAGATATTGATGGAACTTAGCAGGGTAATATCCGATTTTTCTTTAGAGTCCTGTCCCCCGCTTATGGGCAGGATCATTTACGGGTTGATCGCGGAATCAACCGGCGTAAATGACCCGTTTAAAAAAATTAAACAAAAAAGCAACGCTCTTGCGCTTTCTCTTTATCCGGGCTTAAAGAAAAAGGTGGAGTCCTCAGATGACAGGCTCCTGACTGCCGCGGAGCTGGCCATTGCCGGCAATATTATTGACTATGGAGTAAAGAATTCTTTGGAGATCGAGAAAGAGGTGGAAAAATTTTTAAACGGAGATTTTGACATTCATAATGACCACAAAAAACCTATATTTGACTACCCGGATTTTAAAAGCGCTTTGGGCAGGGTTGAAGAGGTTCTTTATCTGGCTGATAATTCCGGAGAGGTTGTTTTTGACCGGGTGTTAATTGAAGAGCTTGGCAAAAAAGTCATTTATGCGGTAAAGGAAAAGCCGATAATTAACGATGCTTTAATAGAAGATGCCTGCGCCTGCGGAATTCAGCAGATAGCTAAGGTCATGTCGAGCGGTTCGGACGCGCCGGGGACGATTCTGGATTTATGTTCAAAGGAATTTCTTGACCTTTACAGCCGGGCAGAATTGATTATCAGCAAAGGCCAGGGAAATTTTGAAGCGCTGAATAGAGAGAAAAGGCCGATATTTTTTCTGTTCAAGGCGAAATGTCCGGTGCTGGCCCGGGATATCGGATGTAAAGTCGGGGATACCATCTTGAAAAGCACAAACAACACAGGCCTTTAA
- a CDS encoding zf-HC2 domain-containing protein: MNCQKVKKILGRYLDKELTDQRIIGLLKEHLDQCASCSRELDSLILIKNLILRKEALPAGEDFWLRLKNRPEINPAPSAVQWVSQAGEMARRVIPAPIAIMVLIIALLFGKANGSDYLNEYIFEDLGYQEIAMLEEDFDFTSWLVNNGS, translated from the coding sequence ATGAATTGTCAAAAAGTAAAAAAGATCCTGGGCAGGTATCTGGACAAAGAATTAACCGACCAGCGGATCATTGGCCTGCTTAAAGAACATCTTGACCAGTGCGCTAGCTGCAGCCGGGAGCTGGACTCTTTGATCCTGATAAAAAATCTTATCCTGCGAAAAGAGGCCTTACCCGCCGGGGAAGATTTTTGGCTCAGGCTTAAAAACCGGCCGGAGATAAATCCCGCTCCTTCAGCCGTGCAGTGGGTAAGCCAAGCCGGAGAAATGGCCAGAAGAGTAATCCCCGCTCCAATAGCGATTATGGTCTTGATCATCGCATTGCTGTTCGGAAAGGCCAACGGCTCAGATTATCTCAACGAGTATATATTCGAAGACCTGGGCTATCAAGAGATAGCCATGTTAGAGGAAGACTTTGATTTTACCAGCTGGCTGGTTAACAATGGATCATAA
- a CDS encoding sigma-70 family RNA polymerase sigma factor: MEIGMEDAKLIEMFISGNQRGFEMLVKKHQNRVNNIVYSLTGSIDSADDISQEVFIKIYKNLSSFRKKAKFSTWLYRITVNTVYTYLKKQKRYIPLDLGRIPDVSGNIASNGLGCREKQRLLKRAIEQLPFNYRSVVILKDIEGLSYKNIAKSLGCRIGTVESRLFRARRLLKKMLVEDKNELSKSKKDPGQVSGQRINRPADHWPA, encoded by the coding sequence ATGGAAATCGGAATGGAAGACGCCAAACTAATAGAAATGTTTATCTCCGGAAACCAAAGGGGATTTGAAATGCTGGTTAAGAAGCATCAGAACCGGGTAAATAACATCGTATATTCGCTGACCGGTAGTATTGACAGCGCTGATGACATCAGCCAGGAAGTGTTTATCAAAATATATAAAAATCTTTCTTCGTTCAGAAAAAAAGCGAAATTTTCAACCTGGCTATACCGCATCACGGTAAACACGGTTTATACTTACCTAAAGAAGCAAAAAAGATACATCCCTCTGGATCTCGGCCGGATCCCGGATGTTTCCGGCAATATAGCGTCAAACGGTTTAGGCTGCAGAGAAAAACAGCGACTATTAAAAAGAGCGATAGAACAATTGCCGTTTAATTACCGCAGTGTTGTCATACTGAAAGATATTGAAGGCCTTTCTTACAAGAATATTGCTAAAAGTTTGGGATGCCGTATCGGAACTGTTGAATCAAGGTTGTTCAGGGCACGGCGCTTGTTGAAAAAAATGCTCGTGGAGGATAAAAATGAATTGTCAAAAAGTAAAAAAGATCCTGGGCAGGTATCTGGACAAAGAATTAACCGACCAGCGGATCATTGGCCTGCTTAA
- a CDS encoding YggS family pyridoxal phosphate-dependent enzyme: protein MIKEKTKKILSRLPEGVELVAAAKGRSPEEVLEAIEGGIKIVGENYVQEALEAFKVIGRKVKWHFLGHLQKNKVKKAVEIFDMIETVDSFETAKEIDKKCRQASKIMPILIEVNSGRETEKYGVLPQNTLALIKQISGLSVLKIKGLMTMGPYFDNPEDYRQCFKVVKKLFQEIKILDLAGIEMKYLSMGMTGSYQVAVEEGANIIRVGTGIFGKRSRKGEF, encoded by the coding sequence ATGATTAAAGAAAAAACAAAGAAGATATTAAGCCGGCTGCCTGAAGGCGTAGAGTTGGTGGCTGCCGCTAAGGGAAGGAGCCCGGAGGAGGTTTTAGAGGCAATAGAGGGGGGTATAAAGATAGTCGGTGAAAACTATGTCCAGGAGGCGCTGGAAGCTTTTAAGGTGATTGGTAGAAAAGTAAAATGGCACTTTTTGGGCCATCTTCAGAAAAATAAGGTGAAAAAGGCGGTAGAGATATTTGATATGATCGAAACCGTGGATTCCTTTGAGACGGCAAAGGAAATCGATAAGAAATGCCGGCAGGCTTCCAAAATAATGCCGATACTAATCGAGGTAAACAGCGGCCGGGAAACAGAAAAGTATGGTGTGCTTCCGCAAAATACCCTGGCTTTGATAAAGCAAATCTCCGGCCTTTCTGTTTTAAAAATAAAAGGGCTTATGACTATGGGCCCGTATTTCGATAATCCTGAGGACTACCGGCAATGTTTTAAGGTTGTAAAAAAATTATTTCAGGAGATCAAAATCCTTGATTTAGCCGGGATTGAGATGAAGTATCTTTCTATGGGAATGACCGGTTCTTATCAGGTTGCTGTAGAAGAAGGGGCAAATATAATAAGGGTGGGAACAGGGATATTCGGGAAGCGAAGCAGGAAAGGAGAATTCTAA